The following are encoded together in the Streptomyces sp. NBC_01465 genome:
- the carB gene encoding carbamoyl-phosphate synthase large subunit, with product MPKRTDIQSVLVIGSGPIVIGQAAEFDYSGTQACRILKAEGLRVILVNSNPATIMTDPEIADATYVEPITPEFVEKIIAKERPDALLPTLGGQTALNTAISMHEQGVLEKYGVELIGANVEAINKGEDRELFKGVVEAVKAKIGYGESARSVICHSMDDVIKGVDTLGGYPVVVRPSFTMGGAGSGFAHDEEELRRIAGQGLTLSPTTEVLLEESILGWKEYELELMRDKNDNVVVVCSIENFDPMGVHTGDSITVAPAMTLTDREYQRLRDIGIAIIREVGVDTGGCNIQFAIDPTDGRIIVIEMNPRVSRSSALASKATGFPIAKIAARLAVGYTLDEIPNDITEKTPASFEPTLDYVVVKVPRFAFEKFPLADATLTTTMKSVGEAMAIGRNFTEALNKALRSLEKKGSQFTFVGEPGDKAQLLETAKVPTDGRINTVMQAMRAGATPEEIFDATKIDPWFVDQMFLILEHADELAAAEKLDPELLADAKRHGFSDAQIAEIRGLREDVVREVRHALGVRPVYKTVDTCAAEFAAKTPYFYSSYDEESEVAPREKPAVIILGSGPNRIGQGIEFDYSCVHASFALSDAGYETVMVNCNPETVSTDYDTSDRLYFEPLTLEDVLEIVHAESLAGPIAGVIVQLGGQTPLGLAQALKDNGVPVVGTPPEAIHAAEDRGAFGRVLAEAGLPAPKHGTATTFAQAKEIADEIGYPVLVRPSYVLGGRGMEIVYDETRLSSYIEESTEISPTRPVLVDRFLDDAIEIDVDALYDGHELYLGGVMEHIEEAGIHSGDSACALPPITLGGHDIKRLRASTEAIAKGVGVRGLINIQFAMAGDILYVLEANPRASRTVPFTSKATAVPLAKAAARISLGATVAELRAEGMLPKSGDGGTLPLDAPISVKEAVMPWSRFRDIHGRGVDTVLGPEMRSTGEVMGIDSVFGTAYAKSQAGAYGPLPTKGRAFISVANRDKRTMIFPARELVAHGFELLATSGTAEVLRRNGINATVVRKLSEGEGPNGEKTIVQLIHEGEVDLIVNTPYGTGGRLDGYEIRTAAVARSVPCLTTVQALAAAVQGIDALNGGDVGVRSLQEHAEHLTAARD from the coding sequence GTGCCTAAGCGCACCGATATCCAGTCCGTCCTGGTCATCGGCTCCGGCCCGATCGTCATCGGCCAGGCCGCGGAGTTCGACTACTCCGGCACCCAGGCCTGCCGCATCCTCAAGGCCGAGGGCCTGCGGGTCATCCTGGTCAACTCCAACCCGGCGACGATCATGACCGACCCGGAGATCGCCGACGCCACGTACGTCGAGCCGATCACCCCCGAGTTCGTCGAGAAGATCATCGCCAAGGAGCGCCCCGACGCGCTCCTGCCCACCCTCGGCGGCCAGACCGCGCTCAACACCGCGATCTCCATGCACGAGCAGGGTGTGCTGGAGAAGTACGGCGTCGAGCTCATCGGCGCCAATGTCGAGGCCATCAACAAGGGCGAGGACCGCGAGCTCTTCAAGGGCGTCGTCGAGGCCGTCAAGGCCAAGATCGGTTACGGCGAGTCCGCCCGCTCGGTCATCTGCCACTCCATGGACGACGTCATCAAGGGTGTCGACACCCTCGGCGGCTACCCCGTCGTCGTGCGCCCCTCCTTCACCATGGGCGGCGCCGGCTCCGGCTTCGCCCACGACGAGGAGGAACTGCGCCGCATCGCCGGACAGGGCCTCACGCTCTCCCCGACCACCGAGGTGCTCCTGGAGGAGTCCATCCTCGGCTGGAAGGAGTACGAGCTGGAGCTGATGCGCGACAAGAACGACAACGTCGTGGTCGTCTGCTCCATTGAGAACTTCGACCCGATGGGCGTCCACACCGGCGACTCGATCACCGTCGCCCCGGCGATGACGCTCACCGACCGCGAGTACCAGCGGCTGCGCGACATCGGCATCGCGATCATCCGCGAGGTCGGCGTCGACACCGGCGGCTGCAACATCCAGTTCGCGATCGACCCGACCGACGGCCGGATCATCGTCATCGAGATGAACCCGCGCGTCTCCCGCTCCTCGGCCCTCGCGTCCAAGGCCACGGGATTCCCGATCGCGAAGATCGCCGCCCGGCTCGCCGTCGGATACACCCTCGACGAGATCCCCAACGACATCACGGAGAAGACCCCGGCGTCCTTCGAGCCGACGCTCGACTACGTCGTCGTCAAGGTCCCGCGCTTCGCATTCGAGAAGTTCCCGCTCGCCGACGCGACCCTCACCACCACCATGAAGTCGGTGGGCGAGGCCATGGCGATCGGCCGCAACTTCACCGAGGCGCTGAACAAGGCGCTGCGCTCGCTGGAGAAGAAGGGCAGCCAGTTCACCTTCGTCGGCGAGCCCGGCGACAAGGCCCAGCTCCTGGAGACCGCCAAGGTCCCCACCGACGGCCGCATCAACACCGTCATGCAGGCCATGCGCGCCGGCGCCACGCCCGAGGAGATCTTCGACGCGACGAAGATCGACCCCTGGTTCGTCGACCAGATGTTCCTGATCCTGGAGCACGCGGACGAGCTCGCCGCCGCCGAGAAGCTCGACCCCGAGCTCCTCGCCGACGCCAAGCGCCACGGCTTCTCCGACGCCCAGATCGCCGAGATCCGCGGGCTGCGCGAGGACGTCGTACGCGAGGTTCGGCACGCCCTCGGCGTGCGCCCGGTCTACAAGACGGTCGACACCTGCGCCGCCGAATTCGCCGCCAAGACCCCGTACTTCTACTCGTCCTACGACGAGGAGAGCGAGGTCGCGCCGCGCGAGAAGCCCGCCGTGATCATCCTGGGCTCGGGCCCGAACCGCATCGGCCAGGGCATCGAGTTCGACTACTCCTGCGTCCACGCCTCCTTCGCGCTCAGCGACGCCGGCTACGAGACCGTGATGGTCAACTGCAACCCGGAGACGGTCTCCACCGACTACGACACCTCCGACCGCCTCTACTTCGAGCCGCTCACGCTCGAAGACGTCCTGGAGATCGTCCACGCCGAGTCCCTCGCGGGCCCGATCGCGGGCGTCATCGTCCAGCTCGGCGGCCAGACCCCGCTGGGCCTCGCCCAGGCGCTCAAGGACAACGGCGTTCCCGTCGTCGGAACCCCGCCCGAGGCCATCCACGCCGCCGAGGACCGCGGCGCGTTCGGCCGGGTCCTCGCCGAGGCCGGACTGCCCGCCCCCAAGCACGGCACCGCGACGACGTTCGCACAGGCGAAGGAAATCGCCGACGAGATCGGCTACCCCGTCCTGGTCCGCCCGTCGTACGTACTCGGCGGCCGCGGCATGGAGATCGTGTACGACGAGACCCGCCTCTCCTCGTACATCGAGGAGTCCACCGAGATCAGCCCGACCCGGCCCGTCCTGGTCGACCGCTTCCTCGACGACGCCATCGAGATCGACGTCGACGCGCTCTACGACGGCCACGAGCTCTACCTCGGCGGCGTCATGGAGCACATCGAGGAGGCCGGCATCCACTCCGGCGACTCCGCCTGCGCCCTGCCCCCGATCACCCTCGGCGGCCACGACATCAAGCGGCTGCGCGCCTCGACCGAGGCCATCGCCAAGGGCGTCGGCGTCCGCGGACTGATCAACATCCAGTTCGCCATGGCCGGGGACATCCTCTACGTCCTCGAGGCCAACCCCCGCGCCTCGCGCACCGTCCCCTTCACCTCGAAGGCGACCGCGGTCCCGCTCGCCAAGGCCGCGGCCCGCATCTCGCTCGGCGCGACCGTCGCCGAACTGCGCGCCGAGGGCATGCTGCCCAAGAGCGGCGACGGTGGCACCCTGCCCCTGGACGCTCCGATCTCCGTCAAGGAGGCCGTCATGCCGTGGAGCCGCTTCCGCGACATCCACGGGCGCGGCGTCGACACGGTGCTCGGCCCGGAGATGCGCTCCACCGGCGAAGTCATGGGCATCGACTCGGTGTTCGGCACCGCGTACGCCAAGTCGCAGGCCGGCGCGTACGGCCCGCTGCCCACCAAGGGCCGCGCGTTCATCTCGGTCGCCAACCGCGACAAGCGCACGATGATCTTCCCCGCGCGTGAACTGGTCGCCCACGGCTTCGAGTTGCTCGCCACCTCCGGCACCGCCGAGGTGCTGCGCCGCAACGGCATCAACGCCACCGTGGTGCGCAAGCTCAGCGAGGGCGAGGGCCCGAACGGCGAGAAGACCATCGTCCAGCTCATCCACGAGGGCGAGGTCGACCTGATCGTCAACACGCCCTACGGCACCGGCGGCCGCCTCGACGGCTACGAGATCCGTACGGCAGCCGTCGCCCGCTCCGTCCCCTGCCTCACCACGGTCCAGGCCCTCGCGGCCGCCGTACAGGGCATCGACGCGCTCAACGGCGGAGACGTCGGCGTGCGCTCCCTCCAGGAACACGCGGAACACCTGACCGCGGCCCGCGACTAG
- the carA gene encoding glutamine-hydrolyzing carbamoyl-phosphate synthase small subunit, which produces MTTSTRGAAKAPAVLVLEDGRSFRGRAYGAVGETFGEAVFNTGMSGYQETLTDPSYHRQVVVMTAPHVGNTGVNDEDPESAQIWVAGYVVRDPARVPSNWRSQRTLDDELVKQGVVGISGIDTRALTRHLRERGAMRVGIFSGEALADEATLLARVKAAPEMVGADLSTEVATKETYVVPAIGEKKFTVAALDLGIKGMTPHRMAERGIEVHVLPSTATVEDVYAVDPDGFFLSNGPGDPSTVDLTVVKAVLAKKTPLFGICFGNQILGRALGFGTYKLKYGHRGINQPVQDRTTGKVEITAHNHGFAVDAPLDKVSDTPFGRAEVSHVCLNDNVVEGLQLLDQPAFSVQYHPEAAAGPHDAAYLFDRFVELMEGQRA; this is translated from the coding sequence ATGACGACCTCCACCCGGGGAGCCGCCAAGGCTCCCGCCGTACTCGTCCTGGAGGACGGCCGCAGCTTCCGCGGCCGCGCCTACGGGGCCGTGGGGGAGACCTTCGGCGAAGCGGTCTTCAACACCGGCATGAGCGGTTACCAGGAGACCCTGACCGACCCCTCGTACCACCGCCAGGTCGTCGTCATGACGGCCCCGCACGTCGGCAACACCGGCGTCAACGACGAGGACCCCGAGTCCGCGCAGATCTGGGTCGCCGGTTACGTCGTACGCGACCCCGCACGCGTCCCCTCGAACTGGCGCTCGCAGCGCACACTGGACGACGAGCTCGTCAAGCAGGGCGTCGTCGGCATCAGCGGCATCGACACCCGCGCCCTCACCCGCCACCTGCGCGAGCGCGGCGCGATGCGCGTCGGCATCTTCTCCGGCGAGGCACTCGCCGACGAGGCCACGCTGCTCGCCCGTGTGAAGGCGGCCCCCGAGATGGTCGGCGCCGACCTCTCCACCGAGGTCGCCACCAAGGAGACGTACGTCGTCCCCGCCATCGGCGAGAAGAAGTTCACCGTCGCCGCCCTGGACCTGGGCATCAAGGGCATGACCCCGCACCGCATGGCCGAGCGCGGCATCGAGGTGCACGTGCTGCCCTCGACCGCCACGGTCGAGGACGTGTACGCGGTCGACCCCGACGGTTTCTTCCTCTCCAACGGCCCCGGCGACCCGTCCACCGTCGACCTCACCGTCGTCAAGGCCGTGCTCGCCAAGAAGACCCCGCTCTTCGGCATCTGCTTCGGCAACCAGATCCTCGGCCGGGCGCTCGGCTTCGGTACGTACAAGCTCAAGTACGGCCACCGCGGCATCAACCAGCCCGTCCAGGACCGCACCACCGGCAAGGTCGAGATCACCGCGCACAACCACGGCTTCGCCGTCGACGCGCCCCTCGACAAGGTGAGCGACACCCCCTTCGGCCGCGCCGAGGTCTCCCACGTCTGCCTCAACGACAACGTGGTGGAAGGCCTCCAGCTGCTCGACCAGCCGGCCTTCTCCGTCCAGTACCACCCCGAAGCAGCAGCGGGTCCGCACGACGCCGCGTACCTGTTCGACCGCTTCGTAGAGCTCATGGAGGGCCAGCGTGCCTAA
- a CDS encoding PH-like domain-containing protein yields the protein MTPLINLAAEQKSADVTDWAGRIGWVVGLLLFVVLVYWLMREGWKWRGTLQGDLPELPTAPSAPGEPKLVLSGRYHGSTTAGQWLDRIVARGLGTRSKVELTLTDEGLDVVRPGATDFFVPTDALREARLDKGIAGKVLAEGGLLIVTWAHGDKLIDSGFRSDRAAEHAAWVEAINSMRTTSLTTEGIAR from the coding sequence GTGACACCTCTCATCAATCTCGCAGCCGAGCAGAAGTCGGCAGACGTGACCGACTGGGCCGGACGCATCGGCTGGGTCGTCGGACTGCTGCTGTTCGTCGTGCTCGTGTACTGGCTGATGCGCGAGGGCTGGAAGTGGCGGGGCACGCTCCAGGGCGACCTGCCCGAGCTCCCCACCGCGCCGTCCGCGCCCGGTGAGCCGAAACTTGTACTGAGCGGCCGCTACCACGGCTCGACCACCGCGGGTCAGTGGCTCGACCGGATCGTCGCGCGAGGCCTCGGCACGCGCAGCAAGGTCGAGCTGACGCTCACCGACGAAGGCCTGGACGTCGTACGCCCCGGGGCGACCGACTTCTTCGTGCCCACCGACGCCCTGCGCGAGGCCCGCCTCGACAAGGGCATCGCGGGCAAGGTCCTCGCCGAGGGCGGTCTGCTGATCGTCACCTGGGCCCACGGCGACAAGCTGATCGACTCCGGCTTCCGCTCCGACCGGGCGGCCGAGCACGCCGCCTGGGTCGAAGCCATCAACTCCATGCGCACCACATCCCTCACGACGGAAGGCATCGCACGATGA
- a CDS encoding dihydroorotase has product MSKILIRGAKVLGGEPQDVLIDGETIEAVGSGLSAEGAQVIEAEGNVLLPGLVDLHTHLREPGREDSETVLTGTQAAASGGYTAVFAMANTFPVADTAGVVEQVWRLGKESGYCDVQPIGAVTVGLEGKQLSELGAMHDSAAQVTVFSDDGKCVDDAVIMRRALEYVKAFGGVVAQHAQEPRLTEGAQMNEGVVSAELGLGGWPAVAEESVIARDVLLAEHVGSRVHICHLSTAGSVEIVRWAKSRGIDVTAEVTPHHLLLTDELVRSYNPVYKVNPPLRTETDVMALREALADGTIDIVATDHAPHPHEDKDCEWAAAAMGMVGLETALSVVQQTMVETGLLDWAGVAERMSYKPARIGSLAGHGRPVSAGEPANLTLVDTAYRGEVDPAGFASRSRNTPYEGRELPGRVTHTWLRGRATVVDGKLA; this is encoded by the coding sequence ATGAGCAAGATCCTGATCCGTGGCGCCAAGGTCCTCGGCGGCGAGCCGCAGGATGTGCTGATCGACGGCGAGACCATCGAGGCGGTCGGCAGCGGCCTGAGCGCCGAGGGCGCCCAGGTGATCGAGGCCGAGGGCAACGTCCTCCTCCCGGGCCTCGTCGACCTCCACACCCACCTCCGCGAGCCCGGCCGCGAGGACTCCGAGACCGTCCTCACCGGCACGCAGGCCGCCGCCAGCGGTGGCTACACGGCGGTCTTCGCCATGGCCAACACCTTCCCCGTCGCCGACACCGCCGGCGTGGTCGAGCAGGTCTGGCGCCTCGGCAAGGAGTCCGGCTACTGCGACGTGCAGCCCATCGGCGCCGTCACCGTCGGCCTGGAGGGCAAGCAGCTCTCCGAGCTGGGCGCCATGCACGACTCCGCCGCACAGGTCACCGTCTTCTCCGACGACGGCAAGTGCGTCGACGACGCCGTGATCATGCGCCGCGCGCTGGAGTACGTGAAGGCCTTCGGCGGCGTCGTCGCCCAGCACGCCCAGGAGCCCCGCCTCACCGAGGGCGCCCAGATGAACGAGGGCGTCGTCTCCGCCGAGCTCGGCCTCGGCGGCTGGCCCGCCGTCGCCGAGGAGTCGGTCATCGCCCGCGACGTCCTGCTCGCCGAGCACGTCGGCTCCCGGGTGCACATCTGCCACCTGTCGACCGCCGGATCCGTCGAGATCGTCCGCTGGGCCAAGTCCCGCGGCATCGACGTCACCGCCGAGGTCACCCCGCACCACCTGCTGCTGACCGACGAGCTTGTCCGCTCGTACAACCCGGTTTACAAGGTGAACCCGCCGCTGCGCACCGAGACCGACGTCATGGCGCTCCGCGAGGCCCTCGCCGACGGCACGATCGACATCGTCGCCACCGACCACGCCCCGCACCCGCACGAGGACAAGGACTGCGAGTGGGCCGCGGCCGCCATGGGCATGGTCGGGCTCGAGACCGCGCTGAGCGTCGTCCAGCAGACGATGGTGGAGACCGGGCTCCTCGACTGGGCCGGCGTCGCCGAGCGGATGTCGTACAAGCCCGCCCGCATCGGCTCGCTCGCCGGCCATGGACGGCCCGTCTCGGCAGGTGAGCCCGCCAACCTCACCCTCGTCGACACCGCTTACCGTGGAGAGGTGGACCCCGCGGGCTTCGCCTCGCGCAGCCGCAACACCCCCTACGAGGGTCGTGAGCTGCCGGGACGTGTCACCCACACCTGGCTCCGGGGCCGCGCAACGGTCGTGGACGGGAAGCTGGCGTGA
- a CDS encoding aspartate carbamoyltransferase catalytic subunit — MKRHLISAADLTRDDAVLVLDTAEEMARVADRPIKKLPTLRGRTVVNLFFEDSTRTRISFEAAAKRLSADVINFSAKGSSVSKGESLKDTALTLEAMGADAVVIRHPASGAPYRLANSGWIDSTVVNAGDGTHEHPTQALLDAFTLRRRLVGRDAGMGKGLDGRRVTIVGDVLHSRVARSNVLLLHTLGAQVTLVAPPTLVPVGVESWPCEVSYDLDAVLPKSDAVMMLRVQRERMNAAFFPTEREYSRRYGLDGLRMAKMPADAIVMHPGPMVRGMEITAEVADSDRCTAVEQVANGVSARMAVLYLLLGGSEPAISTTRTEENN; from the coding sequence ATGAAGCGTCACCTCATCTCGGCCGCCGACCTCACCCGCGACGACGCCGTACTCGTCCTCGACACCGCCGAGGAGATGGCCCGGGTCGCCGACCGGCCGATCAAGAAGCTGCCGACGCTGCGCGGCCGTACGGTCGTCAACCTCTTCTTCGAGGACTCGACCCGCACCCGGATCTCCTTCGAGGCCGCCGCCAAGCGCCTGTCCGCCGACGTCATCAACTTCTCCGCCAAGGGCTCCTCGGTCTCGAAGGGCGAGTCCCTCAAGGACACCGCGCTGACCCTGGAGGCCATGGGCGCCGACGCCGTCGTCATCCGCCACCCCGCCTCCGGCGCCCCCTACCGCCTCGCCAACTCCGGCTGGATCGACTCCACGGTCGTCAACGCGGGCGACGGCACCCACGAGCACCCCACCCAGGCCCTGCTCGACGCCTTCACGCTGCGCCGCCGGCTCGTCGGCCGCGACGCGGGCATGGGCAAGGGGCTCGACGGCCGCCGCGTCACGATCGTCGGCGACGTACTGCACAGCCGCGTGGCCCGCTCCAACGTCCTGCTGCTGCACACCCTCGGCGCCCAGGTCACCCTGGTCGCCCCGCCGACCCTGGTCCCCGTCGGCGTCGAGAGCTGGCCCTGCGAGGTCAGCTACGACCTGGACGCCGTGCTGCCGAAGTCCGACGCCGTGATGATGCTGCGCGTCCAGCGCGAGCGGATGAACGCCGCCTTCTTCCCCACCGAGCGCGAGTACTCGCGGCGCTACGGCCTCGACGGCCTGCGCATGGCGAAGATGCCCGCCGACGCCATCGTGATGCACCCGGGCCCGATGGTCCGCGGCATGGAGATCACCGCCGAGGTCGCCGACTCCGACCGCTGCACGGCCGTCGAGCAGGTCGCCAACGGCGTCTCGGCCCGCATGGCCGTCCTCTATCTGCTTCTGGGCGGCTCCGAGCCCGCCATCAGCACGACCCGCACCGAGGAGAACAACTGA
- the pyrR gene encoding bifunctional pyr operon transcriptional regulator/uracil phosphoribosyltransferase PyrR — protein sequence MDASTAGNSDARPVLEGPDIARVLTRIAHEIVERAKGAEDVVLLGIPTRGVYLARRLAEKLEEITGRKIPVGSLDITMYRDDLRMKPARALGRTEIPGDGLDGRLVVLVDDVLFSGRTIRAALDALGDLGRPRAVQLAVLVDRGHRELPIRADYVGKNLPTSLRETVKVQLAEEDGRDTVLLGSKQQTTGA from the coding sequence ATGGACGCAAGCACAGCAGGCAATTCCGATGCCCGCCCCGTTCTCGAGGGCCCGGACATCGCGCGGGTTCTGACCCGTATCGCACACGAGATCGTCGAGCGCGCCAAGGGCGCCGAAGACGTCGTGCTCCTCGGCATCCCGACCCGTGGCGTGTACCTCGCCCGTCGGCTGGCCGAAAAGCTCGAAGAGATCACCGGCCGCAAGATCCCGGTCGGCTCCCTCGACATCACCATGTACCGCGACGACCTGCGCATGAAGCCCGCGCGGGCGCTCGGCCGCACGGAGATCCCCGGCGACGGCCTCGACGGCAGGCTCGTCGTCCTCGTCGACGACGTGCTCTTCTCCGGCCGCACCATCCGCGCAGCCCTGGACGCCCTCGGCGACCTCGGCCGCCCGCGCGCCGTGCAACTCGCGGTCCTGGTCGACCGGGGCCACCGCGAACTCCCGATCCGCGCCGACTACGTCGGCAAGAACCTCCCCACGTCGCTGCGGGAGACGGTCAAGGTTCAGCTCGCCGAGGAGGACGGTCGCGACACCGTGCTGCTCGGCTCCAAGCAGCAGACCACCGGCGCGTAG
- the bldD gene encoding transcriptional regulator BldD: MSSEYAKQLGAKLRAIRTQQGLSLHGVEEKSQGRWKAVVVGSYERGDRAVTVQRLAELADFYGVPVQELLPGTTPGGAAEPPPKLVLDLERLAHVPPEKAGPLQRYAATIQSQRGDYNGKVLSIRQDDLRTLAVIYDQSPSVLTEQLISWGVLDADARRAVHDEV, from the coding sequence ATGTCCAGCGAATACGCAAAACAGCTCGGGGCCAAGCTCCGCGCCATCCGCACCCAGCAGGGCCTCTCGCTCCACGGTGTGGAGGAGAAGTCCCAGGGCCGCTGGAAGGCCGTCGTGGTGGGTTCGTACGAGCGCGGCGACCGTGCCGTGACCGTGCAGCGCCTTGCCGAGCTGGCGGACTTCTACGGCGTCCCGGTGCAGGAGCTTCTGCCGGGTACGACGCCGGGCGGGGCCGCCGAGCCGCCGCCCAAGCTCGTCCTGGATCTGGAGCGCCTCGCGCACGTCCCGCCGGAGAAGGCCGGACCGCTGCAGCGTTACGCCGCCACGATCCAGAGCCAGCGCGGCGACTACAACGGCAAGGTGCTGTCGATCCGTCAGGACGACCTGCGCACTCTCGCCGTCATCTACGACCAGTCCCCCTCGGTCCTGACCGAGCAGCTCATCAGCTGGGGCGTGCTGGACGCGGATGCCCGCCGTGCGGTGCACGACGAGGTCTGA
- a CDS encoding pyridoxal phosphate-dependent decarboxylase family protein has protein sequence MSTDQEILDRLGALRAADLPVKGGRTMAYVYDSGLEGIEELASEAAARFAGVNGLDMTVFPSVVALENDIVARASRLLGGDESTAGTFTSGGTESCLLAVYTAREHARRTRGVLAPEIVLPDTAHAAFHKAAALFGLKPVVVPADPETYAVRAEDVAAALTENTALVVVSAPSYAHGVIDPVTEVAGEAARRGILCHVDACIGGWYLGHLRLSEDAPALPPFDLSVAGVTSLSVDLHKYGYAAKGASVLLFRDAELRRHGWFAHASWPGYPVVNATLQGTKSAAPLAAAWAVLERIGTEGYVDLSMRVHRAAVALTEGIRSVEGLRILGRPDSSLIAVAADEPGIDPFVVADEMRGRGWYLQPQPAFAGSPANLHLTVTAAVAGEETVRQLLVDLATAVRAARELGPVDIDPELVAAAGLLDPDTLTPEEAALALSLAGVGEGGELPERMAPVLAVLQVLPPKLTERLLPELIGRLYT, from the coding sequence GTGAGCACTGACCAGGAGATTCTCGACCGGCTCGGCGCCCTGCGCGCGGCCGATCTGCCCGTGAAGGGCGGGCGCACCATGGCGTACGTCTACGACTCGGGCCTCGAAGGCATCGAGGAGCTCGCGTCCGAGGCGGCAGCGCGGTTCGCGGGCGTCAACGGGCTCGACATGACCGTCTTCCCCAGCGTGGTGGCGCTGGAGAACGACATCGTCGCGCGGGCGTCCCGGCTGCTCGGCGGCGACGAGTCCACCGCGGGGACCTTCACCAGCGGGGGCACCGAGAGCTGCCTGCTCGCCGTGTACACGGCCCGCGAGCACGCCCGCAGGACCCGGGGCGTGCTCGCCCCCGAGATCGTCTTGCCCGACACCGCGCACGCCGCCTTCCACAAGGCGGCCGCGCTCTTCGGGCTGAAGCCGGTCGTCGTGCCGGCAGACCCGGAGACGTACGCGGTGCGTGCCGAGGACGTCGCGGCCGCGCTCACCGAGAACACCGCCCTGGTCGTCGTCTCCGCTCCCTCGTACGCCCACGGGGTCATCGACCCCGTGACGGAGGTGGCCGGTGAGGCGGCCCGGCGCGGGATCCTCTGCCATGTCGACGCGTGCATCGGCGGCTGGTACCTGGGACATCTGCGGCTCTCGGAGGATGCGCCCGCGCTGCCGCCGTTCGACCTGTCCGTGGCCGGAGTCACCTCGCTCTCCGTGGACCTGCACAAGTACGGATACGCGGCCAAGGGCGCCTCGGTGCTGCTCTTCCGGGACGCCGAACTGCGCCGTCACGGCTGGTTCGCGCACGCCTCGTGGCCCGGCTACCCGGTGGTCAACGCGACCTTGCAGGGCACCAAGTCGGCCGCACCGCTCGCCGCCGCATGGGCCGTTCTGGAGCGCATCGGCACCGAGGGCTATGTCGATCTGTCGATGCGGGTCCACCGGGCGGCTGTCGCTCTCACCGAGGGCATCCGGTCCGTCGAGGGGCTGCGGATCCTCGGCCGGCCCGATTCCTCGCTGATCGCCGTCGCCGCGGACGAGCCGGGCATCGACCCGTTCGTGGTGGCCGACGAGATGCGCGGGCGCGGCTGGTACCTCCAGCCGCAGCCGGCCTTCGCCGGGTCCCCGGCCAATCTGCATCTGACCGTGACCGCGGCAGTCGCGGGGGAGGAGACCGTACGGCAACTGCTCGTCGACCTCGCCACCGCGGTGCGGGCCGCCCGGGAGCTCGGACCGGTCGACATCGATCCCGAACTCGTCGCGGCCGCAGGGCTGCTGGACCCCGACACCCTGACCCCCGAGGAGGCGGCGCTCGCCCTGAGCCTCGCGGGGGTCGGCGAAGGCGGGGAGCTGCCCGAGAGGATGGCCCCCGTCCTGGCCGTACTGCAGGTGCTCCCGCCGAAACTGACCGAGCGTCTGCTGCCGGAGCTGATCGGCCGTCTCTACACCTGA